The Eleginops maclovinus isolate JMC-PN-2008 ecotype Puerto Natales chromosome 10, JC_Emac_rtc_rv5, whole genome shotgun sequence nucleotide sequence TCACCACTGAGAGTCTAACAGAAAACAGTAGTTGTTGACTAAATAGTTTGGTATTTAAAGATggaaaattaacattttataggTTGGAAAAATGTATGTAGTCACTCTTCATGAAGGCATGTTTGAATCCTCACAGGCAAGCCataaaatcatcatttataacCAACTTTATGACGTATAACCAACATCAGGAACAACAACTGCAGCCTGGTCTTTCACCATCAACCTCTCTGCTCACCAGAGGTGCATGATGGGGATTTGAACACCGCCTCAAGTGGTTAGTTTCTgcctttgattgacagtgcatCAAAGCGATTAAGCCAAACCCCCGAAAGCTCCAACTATCCCCGCGGATCTTTATGCTTGGCGGGTAACAAACTGCCAAGTAAACACGCACAAAATCAGGCAGCCAATAAATACAACAGAGCAGCACGAGAAGAATGTTCACAATTCAACGTGGATcccacagagcagcagcagctcggcCAATCCCGGGAGATCTGGGGAGGGTACGACGGGGAAACGGCCACATTCCAgttaaagaagaagaatagaTTTCTCCACCTGAGAGACGGGCTTATTCCTCAACCACTGCTTCCAACTACAGAGCGAAATCACacaacagagagggaaaaaaggctGCTGGGAACTGTATTCCTTTAGTTCTTTGCAAGCCatctgattttattatttttcacaagcagaacaaacacacacacactcacacatttacacaaacacatacactctGAATGCATATTATGTGATGTTAAAGAATGAGTAAGCAGACACTGAGATATGAATTGGGAGAAAGTGTATGATTGATATGCACTTCATAAAGCTGCTGAATCACTGGAGAAACAAAGCGAGCTGCTTGGTTTAATAGATCCTATAAACATAATTCTTTCCCATGTGATAAGAGCACTACAAAGTCTTTCCAAGAAAATGATGCCGATATGAAGTCACGCCATTCCTCTCAGCTTCTCTAACGACAGCATCcagccaacaacaacagcaacaaactCCACACTTCACTGTCTGTTTCTCCAGTGAACAAGTCAGAGAACTGAGAGCATCATAAAAGAGTGATTTGTGCTTTTGTAAAACATATACACAGGCCCTTCTTATTATAAAGATGGATTCATTGTCAGGACACAAGCAACGAGGCAGCAACCCAAGGAAGAACTCACAGCCGCGTCCATATCTTTTCATCCAGACCAGCGGCCAGCGGCcatcatacacacatcacaTTACAGCCATCTAATTCTGCTTATGTTTTCAGGCTGCTAAAGGCAGGGTTATACAGAGAGGATACCAGAAGAACCCAACTCCACTTACATTACCCATAGATGAGAGTAACACTTACGTCACTTCCTGGCGAAATAACACCCCGCccacttttgggggaaaacatttgctGTCATTTGAATGGCGGTAAATACAGATTCTGGAGTTTTCTGCAATCACATCAAAGTATTAAGATAACGGTGCCGTTAATCTAAAAGAAGCCCAATTATGATGGTCAAACAGccaaactataaaaaaaatgtcatttatgaTCGATGATCTGCGTCGATTTATAGTTCAGGGAACTATGAgagaaacacatacaacactTCCTGGCGAaattacggccccgcccactttctggtgaaAATAATGCTTAGAGcgaaaatggaaaataatagttccttcatgtcttGAAGCTGCGGAGTCATATTTTGCACCTAAACAACCAATAAATCTAGagttccggtttctttacttcctctgcagaaaaaaagagagtaaaGGAAAGGATGtagtaattcagaaatcacagatCAGCTTCAGcatgctgcctgccactcgtccaccagCAGACTGACCAGAGATCATttgaatccgtgtatcattcgttcatttgtttttccgatttcaaaaccaaaaccagaaatcggataacggttcgttttctcgtttttccgatttcaataccaaaaccagaaatcggataacggttcgttttctcgttttttccgatttcaaaaccaaaaccagaaatcggattacggttcgttttctcgtttttcgttttctcgttttctcgttttttcgattatgcacccccaaacggaaaatggaaaatgaaacaatcggataacaaatgaacgaatgatacacggattcttgcgcagggctggcagggctcgtttggttgtcagggaaaccaaacaatcgcgagccacagggtaaaagatcatcggtgcctactgtatgaagcagcttgtaacatgggggttttgagcatttgatctaaataaatacgtcATATGTTTAATCCTTACCTTAGCAATCTCCATCGTAGCCTATTCGCGTAGGTCTGTCATTGttatgtgcattgttgttgttggctgatatcaggctagcttactatgaaaaacccatgaaagtccatataggcatacaagagtagacctaggaaatcaccttatcaccactgttgggcaagttactcaaAAACTACAACAGTGAGACCAGAGGACCTCAAGACCGAAAAAATAGCTGTCATCTTTCAAGTAAGTAGCCTATATCACACAATCCTGTCTAATTTCactatttaatttttatttcactattttattcatgcatGGGGTAAGATTAGCcacctgaaaaacatatttaaaaagagaatattattttaaccaTGAAAGTTTATCAATTAGTTTTTGCATTAATAGTAACATGACACTTTGAAATTTGGTATGATGTGAAGATTTGAAACAAATTACGCCTTTATCACTCAAATTACGCCTTTATGTAAAAAGTGGCTCAACTTACCCCGGTCTCCCCTATATGTAACAAATCATAATCTCATCTCTTATCACACAGGTGCAGAAGGacactatttatttaacagatgaCCACAACATCGCCATCTTCCCAGAGGAGAACGGGCACTTCATCTCTGTGGATCTGGTGGACCGGGGCCACTACGAGGTGCATGGGGATGCCTcggcatcagcagcagcagcaccaccaccaccacctgcaacagcaacagcagcagcagcggacCAACGTCCACGATATTTGTATTCTTGTGCTGTCACTGTAGGATCCAACTTCTGGAAGCAGAATTCTAGGAAGACTTTTGCTGTTCCTGAGATTCAGCTGGGACAGCTTGGCAAAAGGAGGCGGCTAAGGTAGTCTTTTGTCATAACATCTAAATAGTTAAATGctgtatttcaatttaatttagtCTTTTAAGGCGAGAGGGCACACCTAGATTCGGATTAATAGGCAGGACTTTGAAACTTCTCCAGTTATTAGGGGCATAAAAACCTAATTTTTTTTGTATGGCAAGTTTTCTATTTTGAAAGAAGACATGTAAATGGATCAAATTCTGAAACAATCTCAAAATCACCCACATTTGAGATAAATGGCATTCGGGGGTGTGCCCTCTCGCCTTAAAGGGGACTGTAAATTCCcagtcatttgtttatattttccattattcaataataaataatacattgtaaattcaaaatgttttttcagttgtAGAGAAGACACTGGTCTTCAAGACGTGGTGGCCGAGATAGAGGAGGTGATCGAGGCAGCCCAGGGCCTGAAGGAGGTCACCAAGAGCATCAAGGAGGTAACAGAAGGGACTGGCAAAGCAACTCTACTGTGCCTACAAGAGGGAGAAGTGAATGCCCTGAAGACTGTCTTTGGCTGCCTTGTGTGCCCAGGTTAGTACAGTTTTACTTGTAGTTGATTATCAAGTTGATTTCCAAGTCAAGAAGGTAAACTAAACACGTAGGCctaaggaaaaacaattaaggTCTaccaaaatgttatgttttttaatctacagGTCCTGTGGAAAAACCCATTTTTTCATCTTGCTGCAGAAGCATCATCGGATGCAGGTCGTGCATTCAACAGTGGGAACACAGCCACGACTACTGCCCGAAGTGTCGGTGTCAAGACAGGGAGACAAATGAAGTGGATGGGTTGGACGAGGCCCTGGCAGTGCTGAggaagcttttttaaaataaataaataattcaaaacgATGTTGATTTTAACACGattcatatgtatttatttatttacaatgttgCATGCATGTCAGAGACATTAATTAGATGGAGCAGTGCCTCCTGAAACATGGTGTAGTCCTGGTTAACGACCGTATCGAAGAGATGAGACATGTCCGGGTACCTCTCCCCAAACGCTTGCTCTGCTAGACCTCTCTGTTCATCGGATGAAAACGGGTCAGAGCCAAAGGCTGAAACCCAAGTCAGAGATGATCCCATCTCCTCCTCGTACATATGTGCTGCCTCAGCAGCATTGGGCAGCAGCTCTACAGGACAGCTGGCTGGACACCTAGCAGCCGCAAGTTGGTTTGGTATCCCTCTGcctaaaatgagtaaaaaaaagttttacattttatacaattttttcccttttttttggtcaGTGAAAAACTGCTATTACACTTGTAAGCTATTACACTTTACCTGGTATCCTATGTGCATTCCAGGACTGCACAACTCGAGCAAGTCCTATTGCACTGACTTGACAGGCCAAGTTTGACACACAGAATTTAGTTGTGTTGTCCTGCATGTCCACTAGTTCCTGGTCCTGTAGGTGGATGAGGGCCTGTTTGATGGGATAGTTGACCCGGTTGTTGACCTCTGGCCAAATTCTTTCCACTCGAAGATTCtgtttaaatcacacacacaaaaaaacgttttgtatatgacatttcagacattttttaaccaccCAAAAGTAATAAAAGGCTGAAGACAGATCCCAGTAGTAGTAggctagtagtagtagtagtagcctAGTACTACTAGAAAAAAATACCTTTGAAGAGGTTGTCTGCAGGTAAGGGAGTCTATTGCTGTTGTGTCGATGTTCAGCCAACTTCTCCTGCATGTATAACGTCAAATAAAACTCCTTGCCGTGATCAACTCTAATCTGGTCCCACATTCCGTTGTTGACAACTGCtttcctgtatttaaaaaaggaaggaaagaaagaaagaaatgaaaaagagcagTGTAAATtggcattaattaattaatgacatTAATGAATGGATTAATGAATCATTTGTAGGCTATTACTTGTGTAGTACATTTGCTTTTGAGCACACATGTAACACTGATGTAGACATAGAGGATTTCCAACTTGCCTGTAAACTTCCTCATAGATGATCAGATTGTTCTTCACGGGCATCGTGAATTGAGCCATAATTTTACTGCTGTACCCATCTACAGCCAACACATGGGTCACTCCGAACATACCCAACTTTTCGTTTTGGTCCATGTGTAATTTATGGCCCGTGTAGTCTGCGTGATAAGGGACTGGGTTCAGGTTTCTTGCTCCCTAAAAGAAGTACAATCCAATCAATGAAAAATAGGCCTACAATAACATCAACAGAAACATTCACGTTATTTGCAAATATGATTACTATGTAGGCCtagtaaacacacaacattaagTTAACATTCATGATGTCAGCAATTTTAGAGCTTATTTTTTGCGCACTCGTTAGGCCTACCTCACGACGTAGCTCATTGTAGGGCTGATGGACGTTTCGTAGGATCCTTCCCACTCGCGGTTCACCCACTTTCACCCCCACAGATGACAGGTACCCTGTCATAAATTTCCGTCCGTACGTTGGACCGGTCTAtggacagtaaataaacacacaactaaacaaacaaacaaataccctaataataaagtcataaaggatTACAAGTGTGTAGCCTAGCCTACATTCAATTATTAGGCCGAGGCTAGGCTATTTCGGCTACGGTTTAGCCCAGAcggcaaaatatgtttggccCGATCTATTTCCTATCTGGGGCTCATCTGGCCCTGAATCGTTTTCGGTATTCATAAGGCTATggcaataatattcaaacaaatgcctaGTTCTAGATCTAGGCTTACTCACCTTTTGAATAGATGTCaggacagcttcttccagctcttggtctgtgatgtgccccttccgtctcagcccaacgtcgccacagaatctcctcaccgacatctccgaggaccccttaattcccatactcttcaatgtctcagacatttcggcgtgagttttccccgacagaaagagttgatttatcatctcgtagtgagactccaaattagccatgtttccttacagatcagttgtggcatgagtcagttgttggctcgcgatcggtttccctgacaactaacatttccgtttgggggtgcataatcgaaaaaacgagaaaacgagaaaacgaaaaacgagaaaacgaaccgtaatccgatttctggttttggttttgaaatcggaaaaacgagaaaacgaaccgttatccgatttctggttttggtattgaaatcggaaaaacgagaaaacgaaccgttatccgatttctggttttggttttgaaatcggaaaaacaaatgaacgaatgatacacggattcatTTgcctattgatttaaattaaacgaGGTTGATCATCGATCTCCAttgacatttttgaataaaCTGCCCCTCTGACCATCATTATTTGGCTTCTTGTTGATATAAAAAAGCATAGTTATCTTAATTTTTGACGGGATTGCCGaaacttcagaatctgtatACCGCCATTCAAATGACATCgaatattttccccaaaaagtgtgtgggggggggggctgttacTTCACCCAGAAGTGACGCATGTGTTACTCTCATCTATCCAACATGTACCCCAACATTACTGCAACAATGTTATGGTGGCTCTGTTGGTTTGGTGTGTTTGGGGGCTGCAGTCATTTCCACTCTTCCTCACAGTGCGGTGCTCTACTGCATTCTCTTGGTCTTTTTCAAAGAGAGATCATAGAAGCGTTCACAAAGAGCCTTCCTGACTAGTGCTGCATACctggactcacattcaggttcaggtccggactcaagtccagaggttcaggataagtccggacctgaacccatggcttgtgtgagtaactaaagtgaacttattgtaagctaattatcaattgaaaataaacgCAGaatcaactcaaattcaaactcGTCCGGTTTATTCCCTGTTACTGTCCTTCCAACTTGTgtctacatttctctacaaagtacaaatgtacaaaaaaagttACATACACTTTTTGCCACTTGTCACTATGACATCAACTACAGTAAACTACTAGTCTACtacaaagttcaaacatttatttcatttaccaaaCTAAACCAAAAGCTCCCTGCACAAGAAAAGATGACGCTGAATAAACGCCCTAGTCGGCTAGTCCCGATGCTACTGCTTGTATGTCTTATAATATAATGCTAAGAATGCCTATTTTTTTACAAgcctatttaaaattaaagcctattttttcaaaaagtattGTTCAGCTTACCTCGATCGTTGTTATTTTGCTCGCCAAACATCACCCCAAATGtggctgaggctgcatgtggagTAGTTTGTATTTTGTGGTTTCGCTATGTTCGCAGCGCACTTGATCACTTTCCTGCACAGGTTACACGTCGCAGTATCTAGCGGCAGTTTCGTCACATGATCCCACACCTTACTGGATTTAAAGCCCCGcggcattgtgtttacatgaccCGTGATGCCGTAGGCCAAACAAAGGAGTTAGCTACAGTACCAAATATCCAATATGGCGACCACAGCAGCCCACTatgtctaagccaatcacatcacTAGCTTCCCTTGACATCACACAGATCTCGCGAGCAGTTGCGATATTTTGCGAGACTTGGTGAGTTCAGTAATGGCCGCCATATCAGAAGCACACACGATGTTTTTCGTCTTTTCTCAGTGCAAATTTCTCGATCTATGGAAGGTTTAAgatggtttagaataaaaaggagattATACGTAAGTGCTAGTTTTTTTGCGAGTCCAAGTACCGGTTCCCGACGTTCCGGttttaaccggacttgaaccgaaactttttacaagtccagtACCGGTTCGGCGTACCGGTACGCAGCACTATTCCTGACTGAATACTGAGAGATGTGCAGAGAGGAGTGTGTTCAGGTGAGGGCAGGACATTCGGATTATGTCTTTTAACAACTGGTTAAAATACAGAGAGTTAGCAGGGACTCATGCTGCTGTGATACAACTTCATACTCAgcaataacaaaacatttgactGAAGGACAAAAGCTCAAATGAAGTCACGATATTTTCTAAATCATCAGAGGGGAAGgatgataaaaacataaaaagatatgCCATGCCTCTGGGCAGAAACTAGTCACTGCCATCCTCTTCAATGACACTTTGTCGAAGCAATAACTTCCTCACCACGGTTCACAAGCAGTGTCACACAAGTGCTGCTCAATTACCAGTGTTagtggcggggggggggggggggggggggcaaccaTGAAGCCGAGCACAAAATATCCAGGTAGCATTCAACAGGAAATGTCACCTCGGCCAATTACCCATGAGCTCATTTGTTGCCATAACAGCCATTAATCCGAGTGGTGAGCACACGGAGGGCCAGTGCAGCTTCCAGAGCCGGGACAAGGCTGAGAGGACTCGGAGAGACACAAAAGGGCGTGTGGGACATGGCATGCATGGGGCAAAACATTGCAAACGTAAAACTACATTAAAAGGGAAGGTGTGTATCCATAGTAAGTTGTGAAATATCAAACATGCTCACACTTTTTTAGATTCAATATTCACAGCCCTGCCACAAACTGACATTTCTTAAATTCACTTCTAACAGAAACAGGAATGTTCACCGCTGTCAGAGCAAGCACAACACAGCAGCTATGAGATGAGACCTTGACATTCTGCAAGACTAACCAAGGGATGTGAACACTGATAAATGACGAAGATACTTTGAGGGTTCATGGGAGCTGCACTGCAGTTGTTAATGACTTTACATTCTAATGCTTCTGGTTTCTTTTCAATAGCAACACATACATACTCTATCCGTTAGGCTGAGAAAGAATGCACAATATGGAGCAGACATTTGACTTGACACAGCATGAGAAGCACATGTGTAAACATTGTAATGTAAATGGTCCGCCAATATACAGTAGATGTCGTAACATTAACAATAGTTCTTTTATTTCAAGGATCCCAGAAAGACGGGTCAGAGACATGCAGGAACCTTTTCTATTCACCATAGGGAATAATTGATGCACTTTACATATACAGAGCATCTGATCTGATCATCAGAAACTGAACCCTTTATGGAAATGAGTTGATGTCAGCAAAATGTGGGAcagactttaaaatgttccctttgaAGCAGAACTCCATCAATTGTTTTACATCAAAGTGTAACTTGGTCTAACCTTCTTGAACGCTCAAGGAATATTATGTCTACTTAAGCTCAGAAAAAAAACGATTTGGGCTGTTTATCAGACGACAAAGAATAAGCTAACTACCCCTCTCTCTCACTTCCTGCCGCTTGGAGAAGTCTCCACTGGGAGATCAGCGGCCGAAGCACAGGAGTCCCACCTTCGGTAGCCTCTTTAGCAACTCCATTTTCAGCGAAGGCCATGCTGGAACATGTACAGCGGTCTGCAACAAGGGCAATATTTTATATCCTTTGACAGTGATGGAAAGGTAAAAAATGCTCAAATATTGTACCAATGTCAGtacaaaacatgacaaacaaatgaaacaagcTTTTAGGCTTCAGATTGTTCGGTAGTTAATTCTTCTTAAATGCATCCTTTAATGTTAAAAGATGAATTTACCATTCAACtgtatgataaataaaataattaatgaaaGCGTGACCATCCACACTCTTTAATGGAAGTGACTATTTATGTTCTGCATCCAGAGACTTTATATAAGTCACATCGTAAtcaagttatttaaatgattaattaaaaaaatatatacattacatCATATGAATATGTAATTCAatacaaaatgtagaaaaatacatTGATGTCAGGATGCATCTTTTACTAATTACTTACGTCTGGCGATACGGGAATAACATTCCTGCTACTAAGCGTTTTTAAATATGATCCCATCTATACCTAAAGGACAATATTTTCATCATCTACTAGGAAAGCATTTCCTATGAAGTGACTGAAGCTGccaaattcatattttgttcGATGAAATCGCTGAGGGTGATGCTGTAGCGCTGCGTCGATGCTTTGGCCATGGGGACGTGGCCGTGGTAATGTCTAAACTGGGTTGGATGACGTTAGACGCTGCCAGGTCACATTCATTCTGAGGCTCTCTGTGAAACCAAAGCCatgttttaagtgtgtgtgcgcaggGCTCCGGCCGAAACATCCTCCTCACATGTCCACAGTCTTTCATGAAACAAACTTCCATATCTTGTTTACAGGAGCCGGCGTGTCATCCCATAAACTGGAGGAGCATATTGGTTTACTCTGAGCCAGTCACTGGTGGGGAATGCGAACTGTTTAGTGCGGGACGCTGCTCATCTTTTGTTTGCGTACGTGTGTGTGGCCAttaatacacacatgcacagaatgGGATGggctctatgtgtgtgtgtgtgtgtgtgtgtaggccaaACCGTATTTACACCAAACATGTGTAAGCACTTGAGGGCCACTGTATGTAAACTCTGTATGAAAACAAATTTAGCATagtaaatatgaaatagtgaaatgtTTATGCAAATGTAATTAGCAAACTAATGGGCTTTCACATCAACAAATATTGACTGAGAACATCTGCCTGATGTGTGAGATCATTACATTCTTCAGCAAAGGTTACATTACAACACCCAGAGTCTAATCAACACACAGTCATGTTCTGCCAAGAATTAAAAAGTCAAGTTACAGGAAAATATAGCTTGTCACTGTCTTTTTATAGAACCTCTTAATCTAATAAGTAAGGTCCATGTCTAACAAAGGTTACCTCACTATCCATTTAAAAGCCATTCTATAATCTAGTAGTAATCATTGTTCACATGTTTGCAGCATTTGTGATAGTCCATTTGAACATGGCCAAGGCATATTCAAATGATAGCGACATCTcttacaaatacacaaataccaTGCATCGGAGCTGAACATGCAGACTCCCTGCTTAATTCAAAGCCACTGCAAGGGACAACAGACACGTTCAGAAGGAAATAGTGTAAGAAcatgcaatttatttatttcaagggAAATACATGAGACTCTGTCCTTACAGTATATCGTAGAGAGGCAGCTACCACATGTTGTATTGTAGGGGTGAATGTGGCGCTGGGGCTAAGTGTACCAGTCTGGGTGTCAGTTGTTCGATCCCAACCCCCACAGTCCACAAGTTCCTGTCCTCTGcaaaatatttaacattcagTGGGAGAGAACGCAGCAGCTGAgtgaatccgtgtatcattcgttcatttgtttttccgatttcaaaaccaaaaccagaaatcggataacggttcgttttctcgtttttccgatttcaataccaaaaccagaaatcggataacggttcgttttctcgtttttccgatttcaaaatcaaaaccagaaatcggattacggttcgttttctcgtttttcgttttctcgttttttcgattatgcacccccaaaaatggaaaatgaaacaatcggATAACAAATGAAggaatgatacacggattcttgcgcagggctggcagggctcgtttggttgtcagggaaaccaaacaatcgcgagccacagggtaaaagatcatcggtgcctactgtatgaagcagcttgtaacatgggggttttgagcatttgatctaaataaatacgtcATATGTTTAATCCTTACTTTAGCAATCTCCATCGTAGCCTATTCGCGTAGGTCTGTCATTGttatgtgcattgttgttgttggctgatatcaggctagcttactatgaaaaacccatgaaagtccatataggcatacaagagtagacctaggaaatcaccttatcaccactgttgggcaagttactcaaaaactgtaaagcagcctACTGATCAGGCCCAATAGGCATAGGCCTACTGTCTTTTCAACCCTTACACTACCATAGGcctattactatttaaaatgtaggcctaaggcattacttttgcattacttaagTAACTTTAACAGACTAAAAAAATTGCAGGTTCAGGAATAGCTTTCTGACCCACCACACTGAACACCATTAAAATCCAGGTTACAGTAAAACGTATTGTAACTTAAGTTACTAGCATTGTAACTAGTATATATTACAGTTCCCCCCTCTGCAATGCCTTACATtagttacaggaaataaataaataatgcattacagtaattaaatacttttgtaatgctttattcccaacactgcttatcacgtgggtgatatcaacaaaatacaacaatacgataagatagataaataaactttattgtccgttaagaaagctttctgctgaggagttcTTGTAGTTGGTGGTAGTAGATTGAATCTCCTGTCTGGTGGGAGTTGATGAAGGGGATGAGAG carries:
- the LOC134870438 gene encoding uncharacterized protein LOC134870438 — encoded protein: MANLESHYEMINQLFLSGKTHAEMSETLKSMGIKGSSEMSVRRFCGDVGLRRKGHITDQELEEAVLTSIQKTGPTYGRKFMTGYLSSVGVKVGEPRVGRILRNVHQPYNELRREGARNLNPVPYHADYTGHKLHMDQNEKLGMFGVTHVLAVDGYSSKIMAQFTMPVKNNLIIYEEVYRKAVVNNGMWDQIRVDHGKEFYLTLYMQEKLAEHRHNSNRLPYLQTTSSKNLRVERIWPEVNNRVNYPIKQALIHLQDQELVDMQDNTTKFCVSNLACQVSAIGLARVVQSWNAHRIPGRGIPNQLAAARCPASCPVELLPNAAEAAHMYEEEMGSSLTWVSAFGSDPFSSDEQRGLAEQAFGERYPDMSHLFDTVVNQDYTMFQEALLHLINVSDMHATL